DNA sequence from the Manduca sexta isolate Smith_Timp_Sample1 chromosome 25, JHU_Msex_v1.0, whole genome shotgun sequence genome:
tttactcttcgccactgctggcCTCACCGTAACCCACCACTGCAGTTCCTCTAACCCAGGATCGGTAGTGTCACGTATTGTATGACACCGAAAGCCGAAGCTCGGCGCCTCTCGGGGAGCACTAATTAGTCTTAACCCACAACGAGACTAATTAAAGGATAAGGAGGCGCTGGATGGAATTGttcgagcaacacctagtcagaaataacaaataacagTAGTAAGTTCTCACCCTTTTCCTATATTGTAGAGCGCGTGCGGCTGAATCTTGTCCACACTGTCACCGTTGTTGCAGATGAGTTTTGCGGTACTTGTCACTCTTATTTCATTAAGCTGAGCTGtggatgaaaaataattaaaccttCGTCTTCGCGGGCTCTGTAGACCGTAATCCTCTATTTTTAGAAGTTGTTTTGAGATGAAATGCACCGCGGGGTCCGGGGACCCATGTTACATgtagtattttgatattaaaagcTTAGCTTAAAATAAGGCTTTATACTCACGAATTGTGAACGCAGTGGGTGAATCTCCTTGCTCAAAAAAGAATCTGTCCGATTTTCTCCATTCCACTAGGTTCCTTGCCATGATGCAGAACAGCGTGGGTCCTACCCAGCCGCCTTTGATGAGCCTCTCGCTGTATAAGGCCACCATCAGCTCCACATCATCTATTTCACCATCGTATATTCGGCGCAATTGCTCTAATTTCTGGAATATCAGATTTCGGACTTCGTGTAGAATATCAAGCTAATTAACCAACATATTTTTtcctgtttttttattaaatcctaCATCATTGAAACAGTCAAGTACGTGAAGTCCATCAAATTTGTCAAAGCACTTACGTCAGGGTATATGGTGTCCTCTAGGTCGGAGAACTTGTGCGCGTGCGGCAGACCGCAGAGTTTGCGGTACTCGTTGTACGGCGCCAGGCCCTCGTCGCGGCCCCTCATCATGTCGATAGCCAGCAGGTCCGAAGCCGTCTGCAACTCGCCTAAGACACGCTCTGCcaactaaaagatattttaagaagagattttcgtaattttttatagGTTATAAATATGTCTACACAGTTTCATTCGTACGgtaccaaaaaatattaaccaaaCTTTCTCTCGTcacttttcaaattaaaaaaaacaattctaagTTTCTTTTACGCGTACCATCAAGTGTTCCGTTAGCTCGACTTTACTAAACCTAGGGCCTGAGGGGCCTTTGAAGGTGGCctgacttaaaaaaatctatttaaaataaaaaacgcttccctaaataatacaattattaaattgaatgtgaatataatgtgaacttattaaaataaataaaacgtaaaattttaattaatatgttttaagacACTAAAGTTGGTAATTGTGGCCCGAACAAAAAAGTTTGAGTACGACTGCGTTAGCTTGTCTGCTTGGAAAGcaacaaacaaaagaaaacacgaGAAAAgtgagacaatatttttttaaatcctacctattttaaaaatgcGCAATCATAAAAACTTccttcttataatattagtgcaATTCATACCTCCGAATAATAACTAAAGCTATTTAAATAAGCGTTATCAGGATGCACGTCCGGTAGAATCTTAGGGTTTATCGCTACGTAGTGTTCAGAGAAAAGACTCACATCTGGGTCCATATTGTAGTCTATTTTAGCGGCTCGTTGTCGGAACGCACCCTGTGTAAGATCTGCCTCAGTGTTATTCACTTCTAGGATACCGCTTCTAAATTCATCATCTACACCCGTCCGAGAGCCTAGGTATTTTCCGTCCCTACTGTACAAGCTGAAAACATAATACGAGTAGTTAAGAATAGTTTCTTAATTCTATACGTACCCCAAGCGTCTGCGGCTGTCCATTAATGGTAGCAACATTTCTCTAAAACGTGAATcgtaaattttgttttgtgttattgtttgttattgtttcacggtatttgGGTGCGCCAGTTGCGCTTCTACCTACCCTGTCAGGGATTAAAGGTGTGAGTGTTGATGTGTgtgaattatacattttttaggcACTGGCAAATTAAAGAGGAACAGCTTCCCTTATACCCAATAATTATCGTGAGAAAATTGTATGTAACTGTGTCCTTATATTACGCTAGGCGTATCGCACAAATCGTCGCTCCGCCCCAATTACCATTCCATTCCAGATGTATTTTAGAAAGTATCCTTcgagaaatttaaaaatacaaacaacttACTCAGACCGCTCGTCCTGCAGGTTATGGAACCATCTCAGTCCCACTATAAACTCGTGGTATGTGCCCGGTTTGTACCGCGGATCAAAGTCGTTCACGTATCCATCCGTGTCGTATACAATACCGGCTTCTAAAGCATTTTCTTTGCCTGAAGTGGAATATTTTGTGTCAATTATATCACCACGAcctttttaatgatattatttttgattattattcaatacaataataataataataatatcagccctgtattatatacttgcccactgctgagcacgggcctcctctactactgagagggattaggccttagtccaccacgctggcctagtgcggattggtagacttcacacaccttcgaatttcctacagagaacttctcagatgtgcaggtttcctcacgatgttttccttcaccgttaaagcgaacgataaattcacaaagaatacacacatgattttagaaaagtcagaggtgtgtgcccttgggatttgaacctgcggacattcgtctcggcagtccgttccacacccaactaggctatcgtcgcttacaatacaataattacttatattatttcctTCAATTACTGCGAAAATTATATGTCAAAATGCTGTGGTCAATGATGATGATAACTTAGTCGCACGATACATGATTAAAAGAGAAGAGTCTCTGTAAGTATAGAGACACGTACGATATTATAATTGTGATACCGATATCAATTTCCATAGTCACGAGGGCATCATGTTTGAAAAACGTGAGACACAACATAATAGGTTTGGAGAATTCTTCAAAAACATACCTAATATAGCAATCATAGTTTCGTAGTATAGTATGTTCTGCCACTGCGCTATGTTGATCTGCCGCGCTGTCTCGAACAGCTTCTCGTCGTCCCAGCACGGGTTGATCTCAGCCAGTCTGCGCGCCAGGCGGTTGTGCTCTCGGAAGAACCACATTGCAGTCATGTATATACCAGAAACTATGTTACCACCATAAGTATCACCTGCGGGATAGAGAGTGATGGGTGTTAACATCGCGATGGCGTAGtggtaatgcgtacgcggtataGGTCCCACTACCGTGCAAAGGTCCTAGATTGGAAGCCCGGGTcgtgacaaaaataattgtgactgggtttttctatctttaatattacagagttgcagctcggagtcaggaagttggaggTGTGATACCCCCTTGCCTCGAAAAGCTCGCAAAGCCGCTGCATTGGtgcggtcatgtcagattgccgtctcatcggactatgaacATGAACGGCTAGGaagtgcactataatatcctGCGTACCTAACTGAATTCCGTTGAGATTGTtcgtcgtggccgaaattcagctaggagggGTTGAATGGTGTAACATTGTGGTATTatcgttaattattataatttaatgtccaCTTTTGACAGATATGTTTCAGCCTCCGGTTTATGGTATGTATACCATAAACCGGAGTTGCTAATTCTGTGTACAGAATTACCAACtccaaaacaaattatataattatttgccAGATTACATCTAACACTTACCAAACTCATAGCAAATATTTTCCAGAGGCCGTTGGTTTTTAATACAGGTGAGCGCCGCACCAGGCGGATATTCTAATCCGTTTCTCATTTCAGACTTTAGAAGTCCACCTTGATATGCTCTTATTTGACGCACCCTATCGTTCCTGGAGCTATATACTGTAGACATGTCTAATATCGGAGTACTGATAACGTCAATCTGAAAATAGTTGAGTTACGATTCTTTACCAAATTATATGTACATACTAATATCTATACAAAAGttgaaaactgttttttttttctttaatcgttgtttgaacgcgctgataAGTGGAGTTGTAttgcttaaaattttattggatTGCGAACATTGAAAAACTGGGGTTAACC
Encoded proteins:
- the LOC115448945 gene encoding peroxidase; translated protein: MWRLLVLLPLVSGQQLYDAFSGKPITEDRRNELAALNLTTPCTINVAPCRHHEGRRVDGTCTNPKYPSLGAVPARYMRMRPARFGVGNSIRSATNGSMLPSTRLLRTKILTDGYQEDHNFSFLAPTILLFLVADIADLLVLLTYALVSDCCLGNTPNRVNPNCISIPVPQDDPYLRRTGIRCMNLTRFPTFQELQCAPNTLPAERIDVISTPILDMSTVYSSRNDRVRQIRAYQGGLLKSEMRNGLEYPPGAALTCIKNQRPLENICYEFGDTYGGNIVSGIYMTAMWFFREHNRLARRLAEINPCWDDEKLFETARQINIAQWQNILYYETMIAILGKENALEAGIVYDTDGYVNDFDPRYKPGTYHEFIVGLRWFHNLQDERSDLYSRDGKYLGSRTGVDDEFRSGILEVNNTEADLTQGAFRQRAAKIDYNMDPDLAERVLGELQTASDLLAIDMMRGRDEGLAPYNEYRKLCGLPHAHKFSDLEDTIYPDKLEQLRRIYDGEIDDVELMVALYSERLIKGGWVGPTLFCIMARNLVEWRKSDRFFFEQGDSPTAFTIPQLNEIRVTSTAKLICNNGDSVDKIQPHALYNIGKGNELTPCEAIPGIDLTKWADPHCHSDVHKEEPNTSKNDDYWAGYYYKK